One stretch of bacterium HR11 DNA includes these proteins:
- the gspE gene encoding Putative type II secretion system protein E, with the protein MPPDRDLYIVTCFNCTAEFEAVEAAWCSHDPQNPTKICPYCLQCFCEAPLEYVQKFWQDAPASLRQEHERFRSTRHPLGNLLVQSGLLTLEQVAIALAEQRRTNERLGEVFIRLGHLTAAELEYFLKLQDFRLPQPLRPDHVHREALNKLTPAFCLQNRLVPIALDTVGKRRFLVVATVHRIQPEVMEEVREQLLAHPVPFLCEEADVLRALRPFMMASAPAETSATLDSAADARRWFTQLLKIATSRNATEIYIEPGPSEISVRLRIDGVLYKSQGLALSAGTALFDYIRQFARLPKPVAGTPQNAVLDLKLQGQPYRLQFHVLPGTRGDHVDIRIIHTGRFLRPLESIGFLPEQWDRVQAALARPRGFVVVSSPPMHGAITTGYAILNYLRQARRRVAIIETVVRYPLSGALHLTIDLSQPQAIPVLVREARTRQVDVVYLEAVPGPEAARAVLEAAAECLCIAEANANSVWGVLHWLRELAVDVSTTAERLSLILNQRLVRKVCDVCVREASIRPELWTRMGFRPEELAGLAVRVPQGCPNCHYIGYRDRIAVFEVLPWSPELAEAWAQRASIQRLREIAEAQGFVPLRTACLQRVREGVTTLEEIQRWSIQ; encoded by the coding sequence ATGCCCCCGGACCGAGACCTTTACATCGTCACCTGCTTTAACTGCACGGCCGAGTTCGAGGCCGTCGAGGCCGCCTGGTGCAGTCACGACCCCCAGAACCCGACGAAGATCTGTCCCTACTGCCTGCAGTGCTTCTGCGAGGCCCCCCTCGAGTACGTCCAGAAGTTCTGGCAGGACGCCCCGGCGTCCCTCCGGCAGGAACACGAACGCTTCCGGAGCACCCGCCACCCCTTGGGCAATCTCCTCGTCCAGTCGGGCCTCCTGACGCTCGAACAGGTCGCCATCGCCCTGGCCGAACAGCGGCGGACGAACGAACGCCTCGGCGAGGTCTTCATCCGCCTGGGCCACCTGACGGCGGCCGAGCTGGAGTACTTCTTGAAGCTTCAGGACTTCCGTCTGCCCCAGCCCCTCCGGCCCGACCACGTCCATCGGGAGGCCCTGAACAAGCTGACGCCGGCCTTCTGCCTCCAGAATCGGCTTGTCCCCATCGCCCTGGACACGGTCGGCAAGCGCCGGTTCCTCGTCGTGGCGACCGTCCACCGTATCCAGCCGGAGGTCATGGAGGAAGTCCGGGAGCAACTCTTGGCCCATCCGGTCCCCTTCCTGTGCGAGGAGGCCGACGTCCTGCGGGCGCTCCGACCCTTCATGATGGCGTCCGCTCCTGCGGAGACGTCGGCGACCCTGGACTCGGCCGCCGACGCCCGTCGGTGGTTCACCCAGCTCCTGAAGATCGCGACCTCCCGGAATGCGACGGAGATTTACATCGAGCCGGGTCCCTCGGAGATCAGCGTGCGGCTTCGCATCGACGGCGTCCTTTACAAGTCCCAGGGCCTGGCCCTCTCGGCCGGGACGGCCCTCTTTGATTACATCCGTCAGTTCGCCCGTCTTCCGAAGCCGGTCGCCGGGACGCCCCAGAATGCGGTCCTGGACCTCAAACTCCAGGGCCAGCCGTACCGCCTGCAGTTTCATGTCCTACCCGGCACGCGGGGCGACCACGTGGACATCCGGATCATCCACACGGGTCGCTTCCTGCGGCCCCTCGAGAGCATCGGGTTCCTCCCCGAGCAGTGGGACCGGGTCCAGGCGGCCCTGGCCCGACCCCGGGGGTTCGTCGTCGTCTCGAGCCCGCCGATGCACGGGGCCATCACGACGGGCTACGCCATCCTGAACTACCTGCGGCAGGCCCGCCGGCGGGTCGCCATCATCGAGACGGTCGTGCGGTACCCCCTCTCGGGCGCGCTCCACCTCACGATCGACCTCAGCCAGCCGCAGGCCATCCCGGTCCTCGTCCGGGAGGCCCGGACCCGGCAGGTCGACGTCGTCTACCTGGAAGCCGTGCCGGGTCCCGAGGCGGCCCGGGCCGTCCTGGAGGCGGCCGCCGAGTGTCTCTGCATCGCCGAGGCCAACGCCAACAGCGTCTGGGGCGTCCTCCACTGGCTCCGGGAGCTGGCCGTCGATGTCTCGACGACGGCCGAGCGGTTGAGCCTCATCCTGAATCAGCGCCTGGTCCGTAAGGTCTGCGACGTCTGCGTCCGAGAGGCCAGCATTCGGCCTGAGCTGTGGACCCGCATGGGGTTCCGGCCCGAGGAGCTCGCCGGCCTGGCCGTTCGCGTCCCCCAGGGCTGTCCAAACTGCCACTACATCGGCTATCGGGACCGCATCGCCGTCTTTGAGGTCCTGCCGTGGTCGCCCGAGTTGGCCGAGGCGTGGGCCCAGCGGGCGTCCATCCAGCGGCTCCGGGAGATCGCCGAGGCGCAGGGCTTCGTACCCCTCCGGACGGCCTGCCTCCAGCGGGTCCGGGAGGGCGTGACGACCCTCGAGGAAATCCAGCGCTGGTCGATTCAGTAG